The following is a genomic window from Dehalobacter sp..
AATAAGATATATTTGGTGACAGGCGCGGCCGGTTTTATCGGTATGCACCTGTCTGATAAGCTTTTACAACTGGGCTGTACCGTAATTGGCCTTGATAATATGAATAATTATTATGATGTCCGGCTGAAATCTGCAAGATTGGACGTCCTTAAAAAACATGAGCGTTTCACCTTTTACCAAATGGACCTGGCTGAAAAAA
Proteins encoded in this region:
- a CDS encoding GDP-mannose 4,6-dehydratase, which codes for MQLKPVDDNKIYLVTGAAGFIGMHLSDKLLQLGCTVIGLDNMNNYYDVRLKSARLDVLKKHERFTFYQMDLAEK